The nucleotide sequence tcttccgccaaatctttctctcaaacactcactTATCTCACTGATAGGACACAATTCGTTCGtactaaatttatattttttttattttttctgacgTCATCAAAGTTACCTCAGATGTACCTCAAAGCAGCCATCTTGCTCTTAAACTTTGTTAGTGATATTCCGGATGTGTACTTGATATCGCGTTGTCTATTGTATGCACATAACTTGAAAATTTACAGTCATATACGAGTAGAGGACGTAACTGACTGGATGAGACTTCAAGGGgcctgaaaaatttaaagcttGGCGTTATGATAACTCCTTACCTCTAAATGCTGGTTAAAGCCAGCACTTGtccttcttctcttcttcttaattggcgcggtaATCGCATATGCGATTTtggcgagtttaacaaagcgcaccagtccaCCAGTTCACACCATGTAAAGCCAAgtttttctccacctgatctttttaataaaaaagaggcattcctcttcctctgctatcagcAGCACTTGTCCTTCAGTAAACTCAAAATTGCGTTTGACACTACCACTCGgagaaaaatgcataaaaagatTGACTTGGCTGTTATGTTTACATCGAAAATGCCATTTTCTAAACCTATAGACTTTATGCTTGTCAAGTCCAGGTATGTGCTCTGCTTTGTAGTAAGGAATTCAATGGAGTTCGAGGACCTTTCAACGCTAATTCTAATTATATATGGGCTCATCTGTAAAAACATAGAAAGTTCTGAAACATTTCACTAGATTTGCCATTCACTCCCTTCGTGGGTCTTGTAGTTAGCATTACCAATAATAGAaatatgaggaacttttttctCGGTAATGTTTATGAGGGGCATAGCCATGAGTCATACCAAATGCCACTTCTTACTGGAGGTACTGCATTTCAATTGTTCTGCTCGTAATCTTAGACTTAGCAATGTGTTCCATTTACCGTATCATatcgtaaaaaataaaaaaaaaatattagataatacCTAAACCCATCATTGAAGTTCAAAGCTCTTTAACTACAAAGGCAAGCCGCGGCAACATATGAGAATAAGGAGCCTCGGTGGTATGAGTTGTCACCTCTattgtatttgtgtttgttcCGTAGAAAGCGCACTAAGAGTTTTAATGATATTTCATCCTGATATCAAAATTGGATAATACAAAATTCTTCGCTAATAGAAGACACTCAtcataaaataagaaatgtatGTAAACCTTAACTTTAACCTTGGAAAAACCGAGCACGCTAGTTAACTGTGCAACTAAAACACACAGAATAAAAAAAGGTATCACTCTGCATTCCATTGCGATTTGTGCTGTATACTCGACTCTCTATTTCTAAGTAAATTCCTCTTAATATTTACATAGAACttacttttataaaacttaGACAAAAGTTCTAACAACAATgctttgatattttcatatcctCCCCAAATACACAATTTTAGGCAACTGGTGCAAAACCGATGCGGTTATTGCCCATATCGAACTCAGTGTAGTACATTCCAATGAAGATATCACCCAAGATCCAGAAGTCAGTGCCCATGTAGCTGACAGCAGGTGAGCATTGACCAAAGTCGTTGAGAATATATTGCGAAGCTGGTACTAAGAAAGTGTTGCCGCCAATAACGAATTCCATATCAGGCAGAGAGTCAATGAGTGAGCAATCGACCACACCATCCATATCGGGATCAACAATGTTCATGTATACACTATAGGCATTGTGTGGGGCAATGATGAGGGATGTGCCTGTATCGGCGATGGCTTGGCAACCGCTGCTGCACATCACTTGTCCGCCCATGGTAGCGCCATCTAAACTGAATTGCCAATAGCCTTGCTGAGAGACGGATACGTAAGTCAGCCCACCCTGGTAGTAGTTGGGATCGGAACCACCTAAAATCATTTCACCACCTTGATTGGAGGTACCATCGCGGGCCAAATAAAAGGAGAATACGTTGCTGCTAACCAATCCCTGGGAATACAAGTTGTAGAATGGTGGCAcaacaccgtcaacagcgaTAGATTGGAAAGCCATACCCATAATACCATCGAAGTTCGAGTTGACGAAGGTGGTACCAGGTTCGAATACAGCTTCAGCGAATACTTGATTTGAAATGCTGAGACCGGCTACTGAAACTGTATCCTGTGATAGGTAACCAGTCAAACTACCGGAGCCATAAGCGATGGAAAAGCTCTCGCCATTAGCAACATAAGTGCTGGAGGCGCCGGAGTCGTATTGATTGTGATTTTGACAAGCCTCGTTGCTTGAGGCGCAGCTGGATGAGGGCACCCACAAGTTTGAGGAACCTGTATCGAAGAGCACCAAGAAGTCCTGTGCTGGTGTGCCAATGGTAATCTTGCCATAGTAAGacatattcagttcattgtccAACGTTTCGGAGGTACTACGTGCACTGGGAACATTGTATTTGGAACGCAACAAGGCGATTTCGGATTTCATGGATGCGCGAGTCCTACGATAGTTGGGGTTCTTGTAGATGGGCACGCGCACCAAATTGGCCGAGACCAACGCGCCACAAATGCTGAGGAATACCAAGAACTTGAGCATTTTACTGTTTGAAATAAGGAGAGAAATGTTTTATTAAGTAGTTATATTACGTATaatgtagaaaaatatttaaaattttcttacctTTGAGAAGTGAGTAACTGTCGTATAGCACCAAATGATGATATACAACTGCGCCATACATTTTTGCCTCATCATTTTTATAGTCGAACTGCAGTGTCTTATCATTGCGTTATCACTTTGATTTTTATCATTAGAAATTAGCTGGCCACTCAAGATGTAATACCcagatataatatttttgtacttgactatttttaaaatttcagctgTTATGAGAACTATCTTTGATGTGGTTCCGCGCGGCTGCTATAGCTGGTTGCGTTTCTGAGTGGCGTGCTGGCAAGGGGTCCTACGTTTGATCGGCACTGtaaacacaaaatataaaaacgggCGTCTAAACAATCAATCCCGTCAGGGCATTTCTGTTTTACAAAAAGCGTCGCAGAAAAACTTCTTGCTTTGTCGAGGCGGCTTATGTTGACTTTATACAGAAGAAAAAGCATTAGAAAAATTGAAAGCAAACTAATAATTTGTTTACTAAATTCCCTTCAAAACCGTCTTTGATACCTTCCCATCTACAAGTTAgtacgaatttgtttttttttttggtggtgaGATTGGGTTAAAAATATTGGTGATTCCACTAGAAACATCCTTCATCTTCTCATGGATTTCTTCCTCAATCGCGGGACTGCTTCCATATTGCTTCGAGGCAGTGGTCCAAGActgcgtcctaagaaggacacatacacttactcaccctgcgtccagggtcgcctgtttttaaCACGagtgctcaatgctcttcagcataagttCCCATTTCAGGTCACTTTTTCGTATAATATCATCAACAAAATTTGCGACGACATTCCATTTTTCCTCGCACCATCATTTCCTCGATTATTGCTTCAGGTCTCAAAACACCAAGCTGTTCTCTTTGAGTCTCACCTCGCACTTTTGAAGAAGGTGTGCTCTGCATCATCGTGTTCACTAGCTCAATAAATGCAATTTGCCTTTCCCATTCACCACAAATGCTTGGGAAAGGACCCATGttcggacaaaaactgtgtgaggtaacagttaacctcaccgtgctttctttctatctACATTTTTAAATCGGCTATTAGTCTCAGTCTCTCTGTCACATCTACCGTACTgctcagagttccatcttgtttgccaaagtgtgagcatttgaattttaatatcgGAGAAGCATGGTCTCGGGATTCCTGAGATGTTTGCCTGCCATCTTCATTTGCCCTCTtatgctagaatatctatagggatggttccgctgataactaaaaccATTACTtctgatactgttctgtatgaagaagccactctgagagcgcaggtgcatTGCACAAATTGCAAAGTTTTTCGTTGGCGAATCTGcacatatttcgcatccgtataataGGATCGAgttcattaaaagttttcgcttacTTTGAGCCGGACCTCCAatgtttgccatgagcttacttaacatgccgcttgcTTTGGCTGCTCTCTTGGCAGCAtgatttatgtgcgcccagtaagttaATCTTGCGTCTAgttgcactcctaggtatttgcccactctttttgtcgataaagtggcaccGAACACGTGCATATTTATcatacttctaatgggatacgtctgcTGGTTAGAgagattagctctgttttctctatGGTCCTTTAGAAATGTCTGTACTCGAATCATCACttgatttaacttccttttggcttcgccTGTGTTTCGAGGCGTATAAATTACACCTGTTGATAAGATTTTTGCCACACGGATCCTGTGCTGTTTAATACTTCCCTTTGCTACTTTTGCTTGTCATGTTCGTGGAATGAATATGACGTCAAAACATACTGTTACTTTTTATAGTCCCCTCAACTTCTTTTCCGAAAACATAGGTAACGTTAGAGACGAACATGGACAAAATGTTTCCACCAGGATATTCCCGGCGTGGAAAATTCGTGCAAGGGCAAATGGAGTTTTCGTATGTTGGGAGACTATTTTTGGATGCTTACAGGATATCAGCCTCAAGTTATATACTCCagaatttatgttttcaaattTATGTTGCACattaaccagttttttttttttaatattgtataatataaagTTCCCGATACAAAAAATATGGGTGCCAAATAGGTTGTCCAACTCTGGGtgtcaaaatgaaataaaaaataccaaaaaactaCATGACTTAATTCaagtgttgtgttatgttattaGTTAGTGAGAGCAAGCCATCGTATGAGAGGCAGCGTTGTCCAAAGAAACTTGAACTCCTCTCAGTAGTGCAACCCACCAAGTGTTAACGATTCgacaattgttatttttgtctaGATTATTTGTCGTTAGCACTAACGATTGCACTACTCACAAACTTATGTTAACCAACTCTCAACCGC is from Anastrepha ludens isolate Willacy chromosome 4, idAnaLude1.1, whole genome shotgun sequence and encodes:
- the LOC128860838 gene encoding lysosomal aspartic protease-like, producing the protein MLKFLVFLSICGALVSANLVRVPIYKNPNYRRTRASMKSEIALLRSKYNVPSARSTSETLDNELNMSYYGKITIGTPAQDFLVLFDTGSSNLWVPSSSCASSNEACQNHNQYDSGASSTYVANGESFSIAYGSGSLTGYLSQDTVSVAGLSISNQVFAEAVFEPGTTFVNSNFDGIMGMAFQSIAVDGVVPPFYNLYSQGLVSSNVFSFYLARDGTSNQGGEMILGGSDPNYYQGGLTYVSVSQQGYWQFSLDGATMGGQVMCSSGCQAIADTGTSLIIAPHNAYSVYMNIVDPDMDGVVDCSLIDSLPDMEFVIGGNTFLVPASQYILNDFGQCSPAVSYMGTDFWILGDIFIGMYYTEFDMGNNRIGFAPVA